Part of the Phycisphaerales bacterium AB-hyl4 genome, AGCAGGTCGTCGTGGTTGCTTTGTCTGGCGTGGGCGATGAGCGCGGGGAGGCTTTCATCGAGGCATCGGCGGTTGCCCAGGTCGGTGAGGGGGTCGCGCATGGCGAGGCGTTCGAGCTGGTGGGTGGCGCGTCGGGTGGCCTCGGCGGCGCGGGTTTCGAGTGTTCGGCGGAGGGAGCTGGCTTCGTTCTGGTGTCGGATGCCGTTTTCGCCGAGCTGGTGGACGGCGCGGGCGATGCGGCCGAGCTCGTCGTCGCGGTTGGTCGGGAGCTTTCGGAGTGCGGTGAGTTCGCCGGAGCGGGCGAGGCGTTCGAGTCGGCCGACGAGTCGGAGGATGGGCTGGTTGAGCCAGTGGTTGGTCAGCTCGCAGCCGAGCCACATCATCAGCGGCAGGCCGAGCAGCATGGGCCAGATGCGGTGGCCGAAGCGTGCTTCGATGGTGCCCAGCAGGAGGCCGCCGACGACGGCGATCATGACGATGGCGTAGCCCTTGCTGCGCAGGGGCGCGTTGTCCCAGGGGAAGGCAGGTCGGCTTCGAGCGGACGCGCGTGGCCGGGCGGGGGTGGAGGCGGGGGGCGTGGCCGAGGACGGTAGGGGGGCTGTGCGACTCACGTTGGGCTCATCGGCAAGGCGGTGAGGCGACTTCGCTGCGGGCAAGGGTTTTCCATGATTCGCTATGGCGTATGGACGGACCACGCGGGCGGTGCGGGTTGTAGTGGAGGGGGGGTTGAATTTCGAATTTCGGATTTCGAATTTGGGATTTTGGATTTGGAATTTTGGATTTGGTTTATGGGGGCTGGGGGGTTGGGATTTCGGGGGTGGGGTGGGGGTGGTCTACACTGCGGGGCTTATGGTTGCACTTGGTGTCATGTTCGGGTTGCTGACGGCGGTGTTGCAGTCGGTGGCTTACCTGCTTTCGCGGAACTATGGGTTGCGCGCGGGTGGGGGGATGGTGCGGCTGTTGGTGAAGTCGCATGTGATTCAGGCGGTGGTGGCGGTGCCGTTTGTGTGGTTGTTGTGGTCGAGTGAGTTGCCGCCCTGGGGGCAGTGGATTTGGCCGACGGTCGGGGTTGGGGCGTTTTATCTGGTGGGGCAGATGGGGCTGTTCCTGGCGTTGAAGCGGACGACGGCGTCGCGGGTGTCGCCGCTGCTTGGGTTGAAGGTGGCGATTCTTGCGGTGCTGACGGCGGCGTGGCTGGGCGATGATGTGTCGGCGTGGCAGTGGGCGGCGGTTGGGCTGGCGGTGGCGGCGGCGTTTGCGATCAACTACACGGGCGGGCCGCTGCCGACGGCGGCGGTGGTGACGATGCTGGTGACGTGTACGGGTTATGCGCTGTCGGACGTGTGCATACGGCTGATGATCGAGGCGATGGAGCCCTTGCCGCCGACGCACGCGGCGCTGCTGGGGGTGGTGCTGGTGTACTTCGGGTGTGGGGTGGTGCTCGCGCCGCTGCTGCCCTGGTATGGATCGCGGCGGGTTAAGCCCTGGCTGCGGGTGATGCCTTACGCGTGGACGTGGCTGATCAGCATGGCGACGCTGTTCGTGTGCTTCGCGCTGGTGGGGGTGGTGCTGGGCAATATTCTGCAGTCGACGCGAGGGGTGATTTCGATTCTGCTCGTGCCGCTGGTGGTCGGGCGGGGGTTTGTGCATGTGGAGACGCAGTTGCCGCGGGCGGTGTTCTGGCGGCGGGTGGGGGCGGCGGTGATGATGTTCGCGGCGGTGGTTTTATATCTGGCGGGGTAGCTGTCGAGCGAGGTAGAATGAGGTAATGAGCACACTTCAAACCACGCATGAAACGACGCCTGAAAGGACACCTGAAACGACGCACGAAAGCACACTGACAAGTCACATCAAACGCGGCGAACTGGTGGCGGGGATGAACTTTCACCAGCGGGTGTGGGCGATGACGGCTCGCATCCCGGCGGGGCGGGTGACGACGTATGCGGCGGTGGCGGCGGCGCTGGGCTCGCGGGGGGCGCGGGCGGTGGGGCAGGCGTTGAATCGCAACCCGTATGCGCCGGCAGTGCCTTGCCATCGCGTGGTCGGCAGCGACGGCAGGCTGACCGGCTTCGCGGGCGGCCTGGCGAAGAAGCGCGATCTGCTCGCGGAGGAGGGCGTGGGCTTCAACGCGGCGGGGCGGGTGGCGCTGGCGGATTATGCGTGGGATTTCAAGTAGGCGTTGGTCCGCGGGGTGTGGGGACGTGGGGTCGGAGATCGCGGTGCAAGCACCGCGGCTAAATGTTGGGGGCGGGGAGGGGCGTAGCCTGACAGGGGGGTCGGGGGAGATACGGTTGTCGGGGCGATGGGGATCATTTCAGGCGGTTGCGATGCATTGACACTCGAAGCGGACGGTCGGTGGGCATAGCATGACCGTTTGCGTTGTCGAGAAGGTCTGATGGCATCATTTCATGCAGGAACGCGGCGCGAGATCGCGGTGCTGGTGGCAGGCTTGCTGCTGGTGACGAGCGCGATGGCCGGCGCGGTGGTCAGTTCCTACATGCTTTGGGAAGCCAAGGAACGGGTGGAGCGTACGCATGAACTGCGGTCGGCGTTTTTACGCGTGCTGTGGCAGGCACAGGACATCGAAACCGGCCAGCGGGGTTATGTCATCACCGGTGATGATGCTTTTCTGAGGCCTTATCGTCAGGCGCGCGAACGGCTGGATGTGGAGATGGATCAATTGATGCAGTTGACCGCAGGCAACCCGACGCAGCGGGCGCGGGCGGAACGGTTGCGTTCACTTGCGGGGCAACGGTTGCAACTGGCGGAGCAGCGAATCGCGCAACGGCGGGACGGAGACATTGCGGCGGTGGCGGAGCTGGTGCAACGCGGGCAGGGCGAGGCGTTGAGCGAGCAGGTGCGGGCGGTGGTGGAAGAGGCGGACCGTGAGGCGATTGCGGCGCTGGCGGAGCGTGAGGCGCGGGCGGCGCGGCGATGGGGTTGGCTGCTGGCATCGTCGATTTTTGGCGGGGGCGTGGGCGCGTTGCTGGTGGTGGGGGCGATGATGTACGCACGGCATAGCAGGCATGCGGCGGAGTCGGCGTGGCAACAGTTTCGGTCGTTGTTCGAGGCGGCGCCGGGTGCGTACCTGGTGGTTGAGCCGACGACGTATCGGATCGTGGCGGTGAGCGATGCGTACCTGCGTGCGACGATGACGCGGCGGTCGGCGTTGCTGGGGCGAACGCTGTTTGAGGTGTTTCCGGACGACCCGGACGATCCGTCGGCGACGGGCGAGCGGAATTTGCGGGCGTCGTTGGAGCGGGTGAAGTCGACGAAGCATCCAGATGCGATGGCGGTGCAGCATTATCCGATTCCGCGGCCGACGTCGGCGGGCGGGGGATTCGAGCAGCGTTGGTGGAGTCCGCTGAACTCGCCGGTGGTCGATGGTGAGGGGAAGTTGGTTTACATCATTCATCGTGTGGAGGATGTAACGCCGTTTATTTGCGCGCGGGACAAGGATGAGCCGACTGCCGAAGCGTTTGAAGCGTTGGAAAGCCAGGCGCAGCATCTGATGGCGGGGGTGATGGCGCGGGGCCAGGCGTTGCAGGAGGCCAACGAGCAGTTGCGTGAGAGCGAGGAGCGGTTGCGTCATGCCAACCGGGAGTTGTCGGACTTTGCGACGATTGTTTCGCATGACCTGAAGTCGCCGTTGCGTGCGGTGTCGACGCTGGCGCGTTGGATGCGAAGCGACTATGGGCAGAAGCTGGACGAGGAAGGGCGGGCGCAGCTTGAGGAGATGGTGCGGGTTGTCGGCCGGATGGATCAGATGATTGACGACATCCTGGAGTACGCTCGGCTTGGTCGGACGGAGGGTCGGCCGAGGCGGGTGGCGTTGGCGGAGCTGCTGCCGACGGTGGTGTCGGATCTGAGGCCGCCTGCGGACGTGCGGGTTGAGTTTGCGTCGGACCCGCCGGTGGTTAAGGGCGATCCGGTGCGGTTGCGTCAGGTTTTTCTGAATTTGATTGGCAATGCGATCAAGCACGGTCGGCAGGCGACGGATGGCGATCGGCTGCGGGTGGAGGTGAGTTGGGAGCGGACGGAGGCGGGTTGGGAATTTTGCGTCTCGGACAACGGGCCTGGGATTGAGGCGGCGCACCATGAGCGGATATTCCGGATGTTTCAGACTTTGAAGCCGAGGGATGAGTCGGACTCGACCGGGGTGGGGCTGGCGTTGGTGAAGCG contains:
- a CDS encoding CHASE3 domain-containing protein produces the protein MASFHAGTRREIAVLVAGLLLVTSAMAGAVVSSYMLWEAKERVERTHELRSAFLRVLWQAQDIETGQRGYVITGDDAFLRPYRQARERLDVEMDQLMQLTAGNPTQRARAERLRSLAGQRLQLAEQRIAQRRDGDIAAVAELVQRGQGEALSEQVRAVVEEADREAIAALAEREARAARRWGWLLASSIFGGGVGALLVVGAMMYARHSRHAAESAWQQFRSLFEAAPGAYLVVEPTTYRIVAVSDAYLRATMTRRSALLGRTLFEVFPDDPDDPSATGERNLRASLERVKSTKHPDAMAVQHYPIPRPTSAGGGFEQRWWSPLNSPVVDGEGKLVYIIHRVEDVTPFICARDKDEPTAEAFEALESQAQHLMAGVMARGQALQEANEQLRESEERLRHANRELSDFATIVSHDLKSPLRAVSTLARWMRSDYGQKLDEEGRAQLEEMVRVVGRMDQMIDDILEYARLGRTEGRPRRVALAELLPTVVSDLRPPADVRVEFASDPPVVKGDPVRLRQVFLNLIGNAIKHGRQATDGDRLRVEVSWERTEAGWEFCVSDNGPGIEAAHHERIFRMFQTLKPRDESDSTGVGLALVKRIVEQVGGEVWVASEPGAGCRFHFTWPGAVDSPRSGEAAVLADEALVAGELHRKRGADA
- a CDS encoding EamA family transporter, yielding MVALGVMFGLLTAVLQSVAYLLSRNYGLRAGGGMVRLLVKSHVIQAVVAVPFVWLLWSSELPPWGQWIWPTVGVGAFYLVGQMGLFLALKRTTASRVSPLLGLKVAILAVLTAAWLGDDVSAWQWAAVGLAVAAAFAINYTGGPLPTAAVVTMLVTCTGYALSDVCIRLMIEAMEPLPPTHAALLGVVLVYFGCGVVLAPLLPWYGSRRVKPWLRVMPYAWTWLISMATLFVCFALVGVVLGNILQSTRGVISILLVPLVVGRGFVHVETQLPRAVFWRRVGAAVMMFAAVVLYLAG
- a CDS encoding MGMT family protein, with amino-acid sequence MSTLQTTHETTPERTPETTHESTLTSHIKRGELVAGMNFHQRVWAMTARIPAGRVTTYAAVAAALGSRGARAVGQALNRNPYAPAVPCHRVVGSDGRLTGFAGGLAKKRDLLAEEGVGFNAAGRVALADYAWDFK
- a CDS encoding GGDEF domain-containing protein, yielding MSRTAPLPSSATPPASTPARPRASARSRPAFPWDNAPLRSKGYAIVMIAVVGGLLLGTIEARFGHRIWPMLLGLPLMMWLGCELTNHWLNQPILRLVGRLERLARSGELTALRKLPTNRDDELGRIARAVHQLGENGIRHQNEASSLRRTLETRAAEATRRATHQLERLAMRDPLTDLGNRRCLDESLPALIAHARQSNHDDLLCIMLDIDNFKPLNDTLGHAAGDEVLVFLGSLISGCTRDDDLAVRLGGDEFVILLPVADTGRARQFAENVRCLFRQQTRTMFPDGPETDLSIGVAGLKRDVCPDGETLLARADEYLYKAKGAGKGRMRGL